In Legionella spiritensis, the following proteins share a genomic window:
- the glsA gene encoding glutaminase A — protein sequence MTAKSLSIKLLKEAVQVAELNHQGKTADYIPELANVNQDLTAIAVQKPGESAISYTNLPLQPVTLQSTSKLIPLIGLLEEFGANRLFEWVKVEPSGDDFASITRLEQFGPKPSNPMLNAGAITLCSHIPGTGEQQFGWIESWVQKLFNQRLSLNPLVFASEKRTGDRNRSLAYLLKSRNNLAMDVHETLDLYFTLCSYEALPEQILYLPTLLANAGKDPESGKQVISSETCKITLAIMATCGLYDESGTHMVKTGMPAKSGVSGYTLAVVPGKAGVVVLSPRVNAKGNSIRGEIMLEHLATAMNWHFAIP from the coding sequence ATGACTGCAAAATCGTTATCCATCAAACTGTTAAAGGAAGCCGTACAAGTCGCGGAGTTAAACCATCAGGGAAAAACAGCCGACTACATTCCGGAACTGGCTAATGTCAATCAGGATTTAACCGCTATCGCCGTGCAAAAACCGGGAGAATCCGCGATTTCCTACACCAATTTGCCGCTTCAACCGGTGACGCTGCAAAGCACATCCAAACTGATCCCGCTGATTGGACTTCTGGAAGAGTTCGGCGCAAACCGATTGTTTGAATGGGTAAAAGTCGAACCGTCCGGTGATGATTTTGCCTCAATCACTCGTCTGGAACAATTCGGGCCAAAACCTTCCAACCCCATGCTCAATGCCGGAGCCATTACCCTGTGCTCCCATATACCGGGTACAGGAGAACAGCAGTTTGGCTGGATAGAAAGCTGGGTACAAAAACTGTTTAATCAACGCTTAAGCCTGAATCCCCTGGTTTTCGCTTCTGAAAAAAGGACCGGGGATCGCAACCGCTCGCTCGCCTATTTGCTAAAAAGCAGGAATAATCTGGCCATGGATGTTCATGAAACGCTGGATTTGTATTTCACTCTTTGTTCCTACGAAGCCTTACCGGAACAAATATTGTATTTACCCACCCTTCTCGCCAATGCCGGCAAAGATCCGGAAAGCGGCAAACAGGTGATCTCCAGTGAAACCTGTAAAATTACTCTGGCGATCATGGCAACTTGCGGATTGTATGATGAGAGTGGCACTCACATGGTTAAAACAGGTATGCCTGCTAAAAGCGGCGTTTCCGGTTATACCCTGGCCGTTGTTCCCGGCAAAGCCGGAGTGGTTGTTTTAAGTCCCCGTGTTAATGCCAAGGGCAATAGTATTCGTGGCGAAATCATGCTCGAACATTTGGCAACCGCCATGAACTGGCATTTTGCCATACCCTGA
- the trpC gene encoding indole-3-glycerol phosphate synthase TrpC, giving the protein MISILNDIARHKHLEVAAAKKKKPQSAFYEQPFPPLRDFTAGLKKNNPAIIAEIKKASPSKGIIRADFDVAAIATIYEKHGASCLSVLTDHHYFQGEHRNLGIARANSTLPALRKDFIVDSYQIHESRFLGADCILLIVALLDDSQLLDYCQIARELGMAVLVESHTREELQRAVLLPTPLMGVNNRSLHTFKTDINTSLELYDLIPDDKFMITESGINTREDIKSMQARGINAFLIGESLMRCEDIGAKLDELIL; this is encoded by the coding sequence ATGATCAGTATTCTCAATGACATTGCAAGGCATAAACATCTGGAAGTGGCTGCGGCCAAAAAAAAGAAACCGCAATCGGCTTTTTATGAGCAACCTTTTCCCCCGCTTCGTGATTTTACGGCGGGGCTTAAAAAAAATAATCCGGCCATCATTGCCGAAATAAAAAAAGCCTCTCCCAGCAAAGGCATTATCCGTGCGGACTTTGATGTGGCGGCTATTGCGACAATTTACGAAAAACACGGAGCAAGCTGTCTGTCCGTTTTAACCGATCACCATTATTTTCAGGGCGAGCACCGTAATCTGGGTATTGCCCGCGCCAATTCCACCCTGCCTGCCCTGCGCAAGGATTTTATTGTTGACAGTTATCAGATCCATGAAAGCCGCTTCCTGGGCGCCGATTGCATTTTACTGATTGTCGCGCTTTTAGACGACAGCCAGTTACTGGATTATTGTCAAATAGCTCGGGAACTGGGTATGGCAGTGCTGGTTGAAAGTCATACACGAGAGGAATTGCAACGCGCCGTGTTGCTTCCTACGCCTCTCATGGGCGTTAACAACCGCAGTTTGCATACATTTAAAACCGATATAAACACGTCCCTCGAATTGTATGATCTGATTCCTGATGATAAATTCATGATTACGGAAAGCGGTATCAATACTCGCGAAGATATCAAATCCATGCAAGCTCGCGGCATTAACGCGTTTCTAATCGGTGAAAGTCTCATGCGTTGTGAAGACATAGGCGCCAAGCTCGACGAACTCATCTTGTAG
- the trpD gene encoding anthranilate phosphoribosyltransferase, with protein MNTNKLFEQLIAGDHLNDTQMQEIMKSCMSGELSDGQITAFLALMRMKGETVDELTTAAHVMMEYAHCIDLGNDLIDIVGTGGDGKNTFNVSTVCSIVAAAAGAFVAKHGNRSVSGRSGSADVLTQAGIELQLGDGQLKHCMEKLHICFLFAPHFHTAMQHVRVARQQLGIRSFFNLLGPLINPARVRKQVVGVFSSHLLQPVAQVLKRLGSQRALVIHSRDGLDEISISDITDVVELHQGQFKQWSVDPRDYHCHHASLDGIIINSPEQSLRLIEDVLNGQPGPARDIVLLNTAAALFCAGTADDLARGIRLAAEALDTGKAKSLFYQLKELTQTVKKS; from the coding sequence ATGAACACCAATAAATTATTCGAACAACTGATTGCAGGCGACCACCTGAATGACACACAAATGCAGGAGATAATGAAATCCTGTATGAGCGGTGAATTATCAGACGGTCAAATTACGGCTTTTTTAGCATTGATGCGCATGAAAGGCGAAACCGTAGACGAACTCACCACAGCGGCCCATGTGATGATGGAATACGCGCATTGTATCGACTTGGGTAATGATTTAATCGACATCGTAGGTACGGGAGGCGACGGTAAAAATACCTTCAATGTTTCCACGGTGTGCAGCATTGTGGCCGCCGCGGCCGGGGCTTTTGTCGCCAAACACGGGAACCGCTCGGTGTCCGGCCGAAGCGGCAGCGCCGATGTATTAACCCAGGCCGGGATCGAGTTGCAACTGGGTGACGGACAATTGAAACACTGCATGGAAAAACTACATATTTGTTTTCTGTTCGCGCCTCATTTTCATACGGCCATGCAACATGTTCGCGTTGCCCGCCAGCAATTGGGTATACGCAGTTTTTTTAATTTATTAGGGCCATTGATTAATCCTGCCCGTGTCCGCAAACAGGTAGTAGGTGTTTTCTCCAGTCACTTGCTTCAACCTGTCGCACAAGTCCTGAAACGCCTCGGAAGCCAGCGGGCACTGGTGATTCACTCTCGTGACGGCCTGGATGAAATCAGCATCAGCGACATCACCGATGTAGTGGAATTGCATCAGGGACAATTCAAACAATGGTCTGTTGATCCCCGGGATTACCATTGTCATCATGCCAGTCTGGATGGGATCATTATCAACTCCCCGGAACAAAGCCTCAGGCTGATTGAAGACGTGCTAAATGGACAACCCGGACCTGCCCGTGACATCGTTCTGCTCAATACGGCCGCGGCACTCTTTTGTGCCGGGACAGCCGATGATTTGGCGCGAGGGATTCGGCTGGCTGCCGAAGCCCTCGATACGGGCAAAGCCAAATCACTTTTTTATCAATTAAAAGAATTAACCCAAACCGTAAAAAAATCATGA
- a CDS encoding anthranilate synthase component II encodes MLLVIDNYDSFTFNLVHYFQCLKQDVQVFANDKITLKDIERLAPSHLVISPGPNSPEEAGISVAAIKRFHQTIPILGVCLGHQCLAYAFGASITRARQIIHGKTSAVFHHKHNLFHRLPNPFQATRYHSLAIECSSLPTCFAIDAWADDGTIMAISHRHYPLFGLQFHPEAILSEHGLTLLSHFLQYEHQ; translated from the coding sequence ATGCTGCTTGTTATTGATAATTATGATTCATTTACCTTCAATCTGGTGCACTATTTTCAGTGCCTGAAACAGGATGTACAGGTTTTTGCCAACGACAAAATCACGCTTAAAGACATTGAGCGGCTTGCACCTTCCCACCTCGTTATTTCCCCGGGGCCAAACAGTCCCGAGGAAGCCGGGATTTCAGTAGCTGCCATCAAACGTTTCCATCAAACCATCCCCATTCTGGGAGTTTGTCTGGGGCATCAATGCCTGGCCTATGCCTTCGGCGCATCCATCACTCGCGCCCGACAAATCATCCATGGTAAAACATCGGCAGTCTTTCACCATAAGCATAACCTTTTTCACCGGTTACCCAATCCTTTTCAGGCGACCCGTTATCACTCCCTCGCTATTGAATGTTCAAGCCTGCCAACGTGTTTTGCCATAGACGCCTGGGCTGATGATGGCACGATTATGGCGATTTCCCATCGTCATTACCCGTTATTTGGTCTACAATTTCATCCGGAAGCCATTTTAAGTGAACATGGCCTAACTTTATTGAGCCACTTTCTACAATATGAACACCAATAA
- the lptB gene encoding LPS export ABC transporter ATP-binding protein produces MTSLVARHLKKSFKTRTVVNGVNLSINRGECVGLLGPNGAGKTTCFYMIVGLQSCDEGQIILGGKDITREPMHHRARMGIGYLPQEASVFRKMTVADNIYSILQLRQDLNEPQRKEKLQELMQEFHISHLHKNLGMSLSGGERRRVEIARALAIEPTFILLDEPFAGVDPISVLDIKKIISHLCDKNIGVLITDHNVRETLDICERAYIVSQGKILCEGSPADILENQQVRTVYLGEEFSL; encoded by the coding sequence ATGACATCGCTGGTTGCCAGACATTTAAAAAAATCATTTAAAACCCGTACCGTAGTCAATGGCGTTAACCTGTCCATCAATCGCGGGGAATGCGTTGGTCTGCTTGGCCCCAATGGCGCCGGAAAAACAACCTGCTTTTACATGATTGTGGGATTACAGTCCTGCGACGAAGGCCAGATTATTCTGGGCGGCAAGGATATTACCAGGGAACCCATGCACCATCGCGCCCGTATGGGCATAGGCTATTTACCCCAGGAAGCCTCCGTTTTTCGTAAAATGACCGTTGCCGATAACATCTATTCCATTCTGCAGCTACGCCAGGATTTGAATGAACCGCAACGGAAGGAAAAACTGCAGGAATTGATGCAGGAATTTCATATCAGCCATCTCCACAAAAATCTCGGCATGAGTTTATCGGGAGGCGAGCGCAGACGGGTTGAAATAGCGAGGGCCCTGGCTATTGAACCGACTTTTATCTTACTGGATGAGCCGTTTGCCGGCGTGGATCCCATTTCCGTACTGGATATCAAAAAAATCATTTCCCACCTCTGTGATAAAAACATCGGCGTACTCATCACCGATCACAATGTTCGTGAAACACTGGATATCTGCGAGCGCGCCTATATCGTCAGTCAGGGTAAAATTCTTTGTGAAGGGTCTCCCGCGGACATCCTGGAGAACCAGCAGGTACGTACCGTTTATCTGGGCGAGGAATTTTCGTTATAA
- the lptA gene encoding lipopolysaccharide transport periplasmic protein LptA, producing MDKLFLFFLLILPLTFQCAFALPQDKEKVMELSADTADLNEQTHRGEYVGDVELDQGTTHLRASKAVTEGNQKNKLVVAIAWGDKINQAHYWTQTATDKPLLHAFADTIRYYPDRHLIELIGNARVEQGDNSFSAAKISYDTLKQHVLSKSDGKTRTMIVIHPDKQTGKKA from the coding sequence ATGGATAAATTATTTCTTTTTTTTCTTTTAATTCTGCCCCTGACCTTTCAATGCGCCTTTGCCTTGCCACAAGACAAGGAAAAGGTCATGGAGTTATCCGCCGATACGGCGGACTTAAATGAACAAACGCATCGTGGTGAATACGTCGGCGATGTGGAACTGGATCAGGGCACAACCCATTTACGTGCCTCCAAAGCCGTCACGGAGGGGAACCAGAAAAACAAACTGGTCGTCGCCATTGCCTGGGGAGACAAGATTAATCAGGCGCATTACTGGACTCAAACAGCGACGGACAAACCCCTGTTGCACGCTTTTGCGGATACCATCCGCTACTACCCGGATCGCCATTTGATCGAATTGATCGGAAACGCCCGGGTTGAACAGGGTGACAACTCCTTTTCTGCGGCAAAAATAAGCTATGATACCCTGAAGCAGCATGTCCTCTCCAAAAGCGATGGCAAAACACGCACCATGATCGTTATTCACCCTGACAAGCAAACCGGGAAAAAAGCATGA
- the lptC gene encoding LPS export ABC transporter periplasmic protein LptC gives MNAAKQAVWLFFTLIALACSGYYFASSSPVEKLDDKTLSQTADTIITHLNVRQFDEQGKLINYLKTPELQHVPENDTHLLQSPEIVIAQPDQPDWEIRSRRAKAVHGGKEITFINDVTVHQQSGEKTQESTLRTNELTYYPQQKLATSALTVTYERPGSIIYSDGMKAWLADKHVKLLSRARATYEPNHG, from the coding sequence ATGAACGCCGCCAAACAAGCCGTCTGGCTCTTTTTTACCCTGATTGCCCTGGCTTGTTCAGGGTATTATTTCGCCAGCTCCAGTCCGGTTGAAAAACTGGATGACAAAACCTTGTCCCAAACCGCTGATACCATCATCACTCACTTAAATGTTCGCCAGTTTGACGAGCAGGGAAAATTGATCAATTATCTCAAAACCCCGGAATTGCAGCATGTTCCCGAAAACGATACCCATTTATTGCAATCACCGGAAATAGTTATCGCCCAACCTGATCAGCCGGACTGGGAAATCCGTTCCAGGCGGGCAAAAGCCGTTCATGGCGGAAAGGAAATCACCTTTATCAACGATGTGACCGTGCATCAGCAATCGGGAGAGAAGACTCAGGAAAGTACCTTGCGCACGAACGAACTGACCTATTACCCTCAACAAAAACTGGCGACCTCCGCATTAACCGTTACTTATGAAAGGCCGGGAAGCATCATATACTCCGATGGTATGAAAGCCTGGCTTGCAGACAAGCATGTCAAATTGTTAAGCAGAGCACGCGCAACTTACGAGCCTAATCATGGATAA
- a CDS encoding KdsC family phosphatase, with the protein MNKLLEKAKKIKCLICDVDGVLTDGLLYLDNHGNELKTFHVQDGMGLKLLMAAGIEVAVITTSRNAVIDHRMQQLGITHYFKGQVDKRDAFAELKQRLGFDNEEFAYIGDDLPDLPIIRQVGLGITVPGGVRQVKEFASWETSLQGGRGAVREVCDLILSAQQKQDTALIRYLAS; encoded by the coding sequence ATGAACAAACTGTTAGAGAAAGCAAAAAAAATCAAATGTCTGATTTGCGACGTCGACGGGGTACTGACCGACGGTCTGCTTTACCTTGATAACCACGGGAATGAGCTGAAAACGTTTCACGTTCAGGACGGTATGGGACTTAAATTGTTAATGGCCGCGGGTATCGAAGTCGCCGTCATCACCACATCCCGCAATGCGGTCATTGATCATCGCATGCAGCAACTGGGCATTACTCATTATTTCAAGGGCCAGGTGGACAAACGTGATGCCTTTGCTGAATTAAAGCAACGGCTGGGATTTGACAATGAGGAATTTGCCTACATCGGCGACGATCTTCCTGATTTACCCATTATCCGGCAGGTTGGCCTGGGCATCACCGTACCCGGAGGCGTTCGCCAGGTCAAGGAATTCGCAAGCTGGGAAACGTCGCTGCAAGGCGGTCGCGGCGCCGTACGCGAAGTATGTGACTTGATTTTAAGCGCACAGCAAAAACAGGATACGGCCCTAATCAGGTATCTCGCCTCATGA
- a CDS encoding KpsF/GutQ family sugar-phosphate isomerase, whose translation MNFCKLGLAVIETEAQAVFELSQRIDERFEKACRLLLDCPGRVVVTGMGKSGHIGNKIAATLASTGTPAFFMHPGEASHGDLGMITRQDVVIAISSSGHTDEIITLLPLLKRLEVPVIALTGNPQSVLAATADVHLDISVEQEACPLGLAPTTSTTVTLVMGDALAIALLQARGFSAEDFALSHPGGALGRRLLLKVDELCHQGDNLPLVSEQATIREALIEVTAKKLGMTCVIDAAGQLVGVYTDGDIRRTLTENYDIHTTPLHRVMSKNCKTINPGMLAAEALAIMQKFSITSVVMVNDRNQPVAVVHIHDLLQAGII comes from the coding sequence ATGAATTTTTGCAAGTTAGGTCTTGCTGTTATTGAGACGGAAGCACAAGCTGTGTTTGAGCTGTCTCAGCGTATTGACGAGCGGTTTGAAAAAGCATGTCGTTTATTGCTCGACTGCCCAGGAAGGGTTGTCGTAACCGGGATGGGAAAATCCGGTCATATCGGCAATAAAATTGCCGCGACACTGGCCAGCACCGGAACCCCCGCCTTTTTCATGCATCCGGGCGAAGCGTCCCATGGCGATTTGGGCATGATCACCCGCCAGGATGTGGTGATTGCCATTTCCAGCTCCGGCCATACTGATGAAATCATTACCTTGTTGCCCTTGCTTAAGCGGCTGGAAGTACCCGTGATCGCCTTGACCGGAAACCCCCAATCCGTTCTCGCCGCCACCGCCGACGTCCACCTGGACATCAGTGTTGAACAGGAAGCCTGCCCTCTCGGCCTTGCGCCGACCACCAGCACGACCGTGACCCTGGTGATGGGCGACGCCCTGGCCATCGCTTTGCTGCAGGCCCGGGGTTTCAGCGCGGAAGATTTCGCCCTGTCCCATCCCGGCGGCGCCCTCGGACGTCGTTTGCTGCTTAAAGTCGACGAATTATGCCACCAGGGCGACAACCTCCCGCTGGTTTCGGAACAAGCCACCATCCGCGAAGCCCTGATCGAAGTCACAGCAAAAAAACTGGGCATGACCTGTGTAATTGACGCCGCCGGCCAGCTGGTCGGCGTCTATACGGACGGCGACATCAGGCGGACATTAACGGAGAATTACGACATACACACGACCCCGCTGCACAGGGTCATGAGCAAGAACTGCAAAACCATCAATCCGGGTATGCTGGCGGCCGAGGCGCTGGCCATCATGCAAAAATTCAGCATCACTTCGGTGGTTATGGTCAATGATCGGAATCAACCCGTCGCCGTGGTTCATATACACGATTTGTTACAGGCAGGTATTATCTAG